The following coding sequences are from one Formosa haliotis window:
- a CDS encoding THUMP-like domain-containing protein has translation MNKRLLHTDIQDFITQNLKSEIASILLKGTSFNGVETRELVEQIEAKNKCLSKLPSWFNTENIYYPNKLNIEQTSSERTANYKASLITGDSILDITGGFGVDCFAYSKSFKEVTHCEINTDLSAKVAHNFKQLQVDNIKTVAQDGLSYLKESETVYDWIYIDPSRRHDSKGKVFFLKDCLPNVPEHFDLLFKHTQQILVKTAPLLDISIGSQELKQVKALHIIAVNNEVKELLWVLEKGASTNFPIYTVNLTKTGIETFNFDLNSEALSQPDYCQPLHYIYEPNSAILKAGAFNSVAEQLGVCKLHKHSHLYTSEALIEFPGRTFKVINTLTFNKKTIQKTGIKKANITTRNFPESVSDLRKKLKITDGGHHYLFFTTDMNDNKIVIICEKI, from the coding sequence TTGAACAAACGCCTTTTACATACCGATATTCAAGATTTTATAACCCAAAATTTAAAATCAGAAATCGCATCAATCCTTTTAAAAGGCACCTCTTTTAATGGTGTAGAAACGCGTGAACTGGTAGAACAAATAGAAGCTAAAAACAAATGCTTAAGCAAACTACCAAGCTGGTTTAATACCGAAAATATTTATTATCCAAATAAGTTAAATATAGAGCAAACATCTTCTGAACGTACAGCAAATTATAAAGCATCATTAATTACAGGCGATTCCATTTTAGATATTACGGGCGGATTTGGTGTAGACTGTTTTGCATATTCTAAATCGTTTAAAGAGGTTACACATTGCGAGATTAACACCGATTTAAGTGCTAAGGTTGCTCATAATTTTAAACAATTACAAGTCGACAATATTAAAACAGTTGCCCAAGACGGACTTTCGTATTTAAAGGAATCTGAAACTGTTTACGATTGGATTTATATCGATCCTTCTCGGCGTCACGACAGCAAAGGGAAAGTCTTTTTTTTAAAAGATTGTTTACCAAATGTCCCCGAACATTTTGATCTACTCTTTAAACATACACAACAAATTTTAGTAAAAACCGCACCTTTACTAGATATTTCTATAGGAAGTCAAGAACTTAAGCAGGTTAAAGCTTTACATATTATCGCTGTTAATAACGAAGTAAAAGAGTTATTATGGGTGTTAGAAAAAGGTGCTTCAACAAATTTTCCCATTTATACAGTCAATTTAACTAAAACGGGAATAGAAACCTTTAATTTCGATTTAAATTCTGAAGCCTTAAGTCAACCAGATTACTGCCAACCCTTACACTATATTTACGAGCCAAATTCAGCCATTTTAAAAGCTGGAGCGTTTAATTCAGTCGCAGAACAACTTGGTGTTTGTAAATTACATAAACATTCTCATTTATACACTTCTGAAGCCCTGATTGAATTTCCGGGAAGAACTTTTAAAGTTATAAATACCCTAACTTTTAACAAAAAAACTATCCAAAAGACGGGAATAAAAAAGGCGAATATTACAACCCGAAACTTTCCTGAATCTGTTTCAGATTTAAGAAAAAAATTAAAAATTACAGATGGCGGTCACCACTATTTATTTTTCACAACCGATATGAACGACAATAAAATTGTTATAATTTGTGAAAAAATTTAA
- a CDS encoding GH25 family lysozyme, with protein MFFAIYYFRIDLSILYYRLSQDASTADSKNESIFKRYPRALYGVDLSHYQGTIDWEHVNYINDSIPIAFIIIRATMGIDGLDSTYITRWETIKSKQVIRGAYHYYRPNQHSLSQAKQFKEHVDLKPGDFPPILDIENLSTIQTVENLKLGIKKWLDDIELHYGVTPIIYTGDHFYRKHLNTPEFDKYPVWIANYGNYSEPFTKPWSIWQFTEQGQIEGVDGYIDLNIFKGTYPELKSLLIK; from the coding sequence ATGTTTTTTGCTATATATTATTTTAGGATCGATCTAAGTATTTTATATTATAGGCTAAGTCAAGATGCAAGTACTGCCGATTCTAAAAACGAATCCATCTTTAAGCGTTATCCAAGAGCTTTATATGGTGTAGATTTATCACATTACCAAGGCACTATTGATTGGGAACATGTAAATTACATTAACGATAGTATTCCTATTGCTTTTATAATTATAAGAGCAACTATGGGGATAGATGGTTTAGATAGCACCTACATCACCCGTTGGGAAACCATAAAAAGCAAACAAGTTATCCGTGGTGCATATCATTATTATAGGCCTAATCAGCATTCTTTAAGTCAGGCAAAACAGTTTAAGGAGCATGTAGATCTTAAACCTGGCGACTTTCCTCCAATTTTAGATATAGAAAATTTATCTACCATACAAACTGTAGAAAATTTAAAACTCGGTATTAAAAAATGGTTAGACGATATTGAATTGCATTATGGTGTTACCCCTATAATTTATACGGGAGATCATTTTTATAGAAAACATTTAAATACACCAGAATTTGATAAATATCCAGTTTGGATTGCTAATTATGGCAACTATTCCGAACCTTTTACTAAACCTTGGAGCATTTGGCAATTTACAGAACAAGGTCAGATAGAAGGGGTAGATGGCTATATCGACTTAAATATTTTTAAAGGCACCTATCCCGAGCTAAAATCGTTGTTAATTAAGTAA
- a CDS encoding YchJ family protein → MICPCGSEKTYQNCCKIAHDDLLQVKTAEALMRSRYTAFVLANGDYLMKSHHKSTRPISEKKAIVKWAKSVEWIKLVIINTKKGLPTDTEGTVEFKAIFQDHGALDMIHENSHFVKENDCWYYIDAL, encoded by the coding sequence ATGATATGTCCTTGTGGAAGTGAAAAAACTTACCAAAATTGTTGTAAAATAGCCCATGACGATTTACTACAAGTAAAAACGGCAGAAGCATTAATGCGCTCAAGATACACAGCTTTTGTACTTGCAAATGGTGATTATTTAATGAAAAGTCACCATAAAAGTACACGCCCAATTTCAGAAAAAAAAGCCATAGTTAAGTGGGCTAAATCTGTAGAGTGGATAAAATTAGTTATTATAAACACGAAAAAAGGCTTACCAACAGATACAGAAGGAACGGTTGAGTTTAAAGCCATTTTTCAGGACCATGGTGCCCTAGATATGATTCATGAAAACTCCCATTTTGTTAAAGAAAATGATTGCTGGTATTATATCGATGCTTTGTAG
- a CDS encoding HAD family hydrolase: MLKAVLFDMDGVIVNTEPLHYKAYYEMFKSVGIEVPLEHYQSYTGRSTISTCRGICEHFNLSQDPEELVQLKRKAFRLLFKNDPELDLLPGVLDLIKNYHEHGITLVLASSASQITIHDVFTRFDLDQYFKGRISGADLEASKPHPEIFERAAEIAGFAPSECMVIEDSTSGIKAAHAAGIYCVAYKSPHSKNQNYTLANKVISDFKDITFDNIKDVF, encoded by the coding sequence ATGCTAAAAGCTGTTTTGTTCGACATGGATGGTGTGATCGTTAATACAGAACCCTTACACTACAAGGCGTATTACGAAATGTTTAAATCTGTAGGGATTGAAGTACCGCTAGAACATTATCAATCGTATACAGGCCGTTCTACAATAAGTACTTGTCGTGGTATTTGCGAACATTTTAATTTATCGCAAGATCCTGAAGAATTGGTGCAATTAAAACGTAAGGCTTTTAGACTTCTTTTTAAAAATGATCCTGAATTAGATTTACTACCTGGTGTTCTCGATTTAATTAAAAACTATCATGAACATGGAATCACATTGGTTTTAGCATCTTCGGCATCACAAATTACAATTCATGATGTATTTACCCGATTCGATTTAGATCAATATTTTAAAGGTCGAATTTCTGGTGCCGATTTGGAAGCCTCGAAACCACATCCTGAAATTTTTGAACGCGCTGCCGAAATCGCAGGTTTTGCCCCTTCAGAATGTATGGTTATAGAAGATTCTACTAGTGGAATAAAAGCTGCCCATGCAGCAGGAATTTATTGTGTTGCTTATAAAAGTCCGCATTCTAAAAATCAAAATTACACCTTAGCAAATAAAGTGATTTCAGATTTTAAAGACATTACTTTCGACAATATTAAAGACGTATTCTAA
- a CDS encoding DM13 domain-containing protein, whose translation MKLKLFPFFILVLCLSFSSCSSSDDDSSNTDETEQPDDTPFAKGDFVSVAHPTTGTATVNHDKSELQLTSFKTDSGPLLELYLTTALDAEDFISLGVLKGINGDYTYSIPENTDLSKYKYVIVWCVDFSVNFGYAILE comes from the coding sequence ATGAAACTAAAACTATTTCCATTTTTTATTTTAGTCCTATGTTTATCTTTTAGTAGTTGCTCGTCTAGCGATGATGACTCCTCGAATACAGATGAAACCGAACAACCAGACGATACTCCATTTGCAAAAGGTGATTTTGTTAGTGTTGCTCATCCAACTACAGGAACTGCAACGGTAAATCATGACAAATCGGAGTTACAGCTTACAAGTTTTAAAACAGATAGCGGACCTTTATTAGAATTATATCTTACCACTGCTTTAGATGCAGAAGACTTTATTTCGCTTGGAGTGCTTAAAGGTATAAATGGCGATTACACCTATAGTATACCTGAAAACACAGATTTAAGTAAGTATAAATATGTTATTGTTTGGTGTGTAGATTTTTCAGTAAATTTTGGATATGCAATTTTAGAATAG